In a genomic window of Candidatus Competibacteraceae bacterium:
- the aspS gene encoding aspartate--tRNA ligase: protein MRSHYCGQVTEALLDQDVTLCGWAHRRRDHGGVIFIDLRDRAGLVQVVIDPDMPDAFADAERVRNEYVLRVIGRVRRRPEGTENPNLATGAVEVLARELEIINRSEPLPFQLDDEDTSEEVRLRYRYLDLRRPVMQERLRLRTRVISALRQFLEEQGFMDIETPMLTKATPEGARDYLVPSRTHPGSFFALPQSPQLFKQLLMMGGLDRYYQVARCFRDEDLRADRQPEFTQLDIETSFMDEQAITDLMEAMIRRMFHEVLGVELPDPFPRMPYETAMQRYGSDKPDLRIPLELTELTDLMADVDFKVFAAAAQDPKGRVAALRVPGGGKIPRREIDGYTEFVSRYGAKGLAYIKVNDTRAGSGGLQSPIVKFLTDEVLAKILTRTGAENGDLLFFGADTAKVVNDALGALRLRVGMDLGLVNGDWAPLWVVNFPMFEWDEQGQRWNALHHPFTAPRVEDAAEVRANPEHCLSRAYDMVLNGTEIGGGSVRIHRPDMQGAVFELLGINAEEAWAKFGFLLDALKFGCPPHGGIAFGLDRLVMLMAGARSIREVMAFPKTQTAACPLTQAPAPVGEAQLRDLNIRLRRTP from the coding sequence ATGCGCAGCCACTATTGCGGCCAAGTCACCGAAGCTCTGCTCGATCAGGATGTTACCCTCTGCGGCTGGGCGCACCGTCGCCGCGATCACGGTGGGGTCATCTTCATCGACCTGCGCGACCGCGCGGGTTTGGTGCAGGTCGTCATCGACCCCGACATGCCCGATGCCTTCGCCGATGCCGAACGGGTCCGCAACGAATATGTGCTGCGCGTGATCGGGCGGGTGCGTCGCCGGCCGGAAGGTACCGAGAATCCGAATCTAGCCACCGGCGCGGTCGAGGTGCTGGCCCGCGAACTGGAAATCATCAATCGCTCCGAGCCGCTGCCGTTTCAGTTGGACGATGAGGACACCTCCGAGGAAGTGCGGCTGCGCTATCGCTATCTCGATCTGCGCCGGCCGGTGATGCAGGAGCGGCTGCGGCTGCGCACCCGCGTCATCAGCGCCTTGCGCCAGTTTTTGGAAGAGCAGGGGTTTATGGACATCGAAACGCCGATGCTGACCAAGGCCACCCCGGAAGGCGCGCGCGACTATCTGGTGCCGAGCCGCACCCACCCCGGCAGTTTCTTCGCGCTGCCGCAATCGCCGCAGTTGTTCAAGCAGTTGCTGATGATGGGCGGGCTGGACCGCTACTATCAGGTCGCGCGCTGCTTCCGCGACGAGGATCTGCGCGCCGACCGCCAGCCGGAATTTACCCAGCTCGACATCGAAACCTCATTCATGGACGAGCAGGCCATTACCGACTTGATGGAAGCCATGATTCGCCGGATGTTCCACGAGGTGCTGGGGGTCGAATTGCCGGACCCGTTTCCCCGGATGCCCTACGAAACCGCCATGCAACGCTACGGCTCCGACAAGCCGGATTTGCGCATTCCGCTGGAATTGACCGAACTAACGGATCTGATGGCGGACGTGGATTTCAAGGTGTTCGCGGCGGCGGCGCAAGACCCGAAAGGCCGGGTGGCGGCGCTGCGGGTGCCGGGCGGCGGCAAGATTCCCCGTCGCGAAATCGACGGTTACACCGAATTCGTAAGCCGCTACGGCGCCAAGGGCTTGGCTTATATCAAGGTCAACGACACCCGCGCCGGGAGCGGCGGCCTGCAATCACCCATCGTCAAATTCCTGACCGATGAGGTGCTGGCCAAGATTCTCACCCGCACCGGCGCGGAAAACGGCGATCTACTCTTTTTCGGCGCCGATACCGCCAAGGTGGTCAACGACGCCCTGGGCGCGCTGCGGTTGCGGGTCGGGATGGACCTTGGCTTGGTCAACGGCGACTGGGCGCCGCTGTGGGTGGTCAACTTTCCGATGTTTGAATGGGACGAGCAGGGCCAGCGCTGGAACGCCCTGCATCATCCTTTCACCGCGCCGAGGGTCGAGGACGCGGCCGAGGTGCGCGCCAACCCCGAACACTGCCTGTCGCGAGCCTACGACATGGTGTTGAACGGCACCGAAATCGGCGGCGGGTCGGTGCGTATCCACCGCCCGGACATGCAAGGCGCGGTGTTCGAACTGCTCGGCATCAACGCCGAGGAGGCATGGGCCAAATTCGGCTTTCTTCTGGACGCGCTCAAGTTCGGTTGCCCGCCGCACGGCGGGATCGCCTTCGGCCTGGATCGGCTGGTGATGTTGATGGCGGGAGCGAGATCGATCCGCGAGGTCATGGCCTTTCCCAAGACCCAAACCGCCGCTTGTCCGTTGACGCAAGCGCCGGCTCCGGTCGGTGAGGCACAGTTGCGCGATCTCAACATCCGCTTGCGCCGCACGCCCTGA
- a CDS encoding sugar ABC transporter permease, protein MIGPERHAALSAWAFLAPALLLIGVFFFLPVLAALLLSFTDFDIYALGDLDRLRFVGLNNYLNLLQSPLFWTALGNTFYFVAAGGPLSVAVSLGAALLVNSRLTRLPGLFRTAFFLPVVTTLVAVAVVWRYLYHPRYGLLNYGLSWLGIQPIDWLGDPAWAMPAIILMAVWKNFGFNMIIFIAGLQNIPSQLYEAACIDGASTWRQFRYITLPLLGPTFLFVALMTMIGYFQVFAEPYVMTQGGPANRTLSVVLLMYEEGFRWWNMGYASAAAFVLFALILAATALQLKLRRKNTFDG, encoded by the coding sequence ATGATCGGTCCCGAACGCCATGCCGCCTTGAGCGCCTGGGCTTTTCTCGCCCCGGCCCTGCTGTTGATCGGCGTGTTTTTCTTTCTGCCGGTCTTGGCGGCGTTGCTGTTGAGTTTCACCGATTTCGACATTTACGCATTGGGCGATCTCGATCGGCTGCGCTTCGTCGGTCTCAACAATTATCTGAATCTGCTGCAAAGCCCGCTGTTTTGGACCGCGCTCGGCAATACTTTCTATTTCGTGGCGGCCGGCGGTCCGCTGTCGGTGGCGGTGTCGCTGGGGGCGGCGTTGCTGGTCAATTCGCGCCTGACCCGCTTGCCGGGTTTGTTCCGCACCGCTTTCTTTCTGCCGGTGGTCACCACGCTGGTGGCGGTGGCGGTGGTGTGGCGCTATCTCTACCACCCCCGCTACGGCTTGTTGAATTACGGTCTGAGTTGGCTCGGCATCCAGCCCATCGACTGGCTCGGCGATCCGGCTTGGGCGATGCCCGCGATCATCCTCATGGCGGTATGGAAAAATTTCGGCTTCAACATGATCATTTTCATCGCCGGCTTGCAAAACATTCCATCCCAATTGTACGAAGCGGCGTGCATCGACGGCGCCAGCACCTGGCGACAGTTCCGTTACATCACCCTACCCTTGCTCGGTCCGACCTTTCTGTTCGTGGCGCTGATGACCATGATCGGTTATTTTCAGGTGTTCGCGGAACCTTATGTGATGACGCAGGGCGGCCCCGCCAACCGCACCCTCAGCGTGGTGCTGCTGATGTACGAGGAAGGCTTCCGCTGGTGGAATATGGGTTACGCTTCAGCGGCGGCCTTCGTGTTGTTCGCGCTGATTCTAGCGGCCACCGCGTTGCAGTTGAAACTGCGGCGCAAAAACACCTTCGACGGCTGA
- the mprF gene encoding bifunctional lysylphosphatidylglycerol flippase/synthetase MprF produces MKRLLARSLGPLIALGLFGTALWLLHRALTEYRYEDVAAYFRRLPNWQLVAALCATALSYLVATGYDWLALRYIRRPLPWVKVGFAASLAYAFSNSVGMAVLTSGSLRYRLYSSWGLTAVEIAKIVMFTTLTFWLGILTVGGTVLALDPLELGSLPYVDLDSRRLGLLMLVPPLVYVLLGAWRRRPLKLGPWELPMVRPRLALPQLAVGALDWLMASLVLYVLMSTLGTIGYGQVVSVFLIAQVVGLLSQIPGGLGVFESLVLLLLRDRLPAADLLGALLAYRVIYYLLPLALAAITLGLYELRHQRERILWLPRIVGPWAPVLLPHVLALLALVSGAVLLFSAVTPAVEARLVWLEDLLPLSVLEASHFISSLVGMGLLLLARGLQRRLDAAWWLTVMLLVAGIVASLLKGADYEEALFLAVLLAGLLPSREQFYRRASLFGERFTAGWLATIAVVLICSIWLGFFSYKHVEYSHDLWWAFSFGGEGDAPRFLRAMVGALGVTLFFGVAKLLQPVPFEPALPDAVELEQARTIASTFSRGYAHLALLGDKALLFNQSRSAFLMYAVEGRTWVAMGDPVAACEEDRRELAWGFRELCERHNGWPVFYQVHPAHLGLYVELGLALLKFGEEARVRLSEFSLEGKARKSMRNNLSRLEREGYRFEVVESAAVPALLPRLRAVSDAWLGDKGSREKRFSLGFFKEAYLQSGPVAAVWRASELVAFANLWQGGGEELSVDLMRYPPDSPNGLMDYLFVQIMLWGRSQGYEWFNLGMAPLAGLQNRSFAPLWNRFGALVFGQGETFYNFRGLHQYKDKFDPEWEARYLATPGGLALPLVLADLTALIAGGFRGVIGK; encoded by the coding sequence ATGAAACGGTTGTTGGCTCGCTCGCTCGGCCCGCTCATCGCATTGGGCCTGTTCGGCACCGCGCTGTGGCTGCTGCATCGCGCCCTGACCGAGTATCGCTATGAGGATGTGGCGGCTTATTTCCGACGCCTGCCCAACTGGCAACTGGTGGCCGCTTTGTGCGCCACGGCGCTCAGCTATCTGGTCGCCACCGGCTACGACTGGCTGGCGCTGCGTTACATCCGTAGACCGTTGCCTTGGGTCAAGGTCGGCTTTGCCGCCTCGCTCGCTTACGCCTTTAGCAATTCGGTCGGGATGGCGGTGCTGACTTCCGGTTCGCTGCGGTATCGGCTCTATTCGAGTTGGGGTCTGACGGCGGTGGAAATCGCCAAGATCGTCATGTTCACCACCCTGACCTTTTGGCTGGGCATTCTCACGGTTGGTGGAACCGTGCTGGCGCTGGACCCGTTGGAACTGGGTTCGCTGCCCTACGTCGATCTGGACAGCCGGCGGCTGGGCTTGCTGATGCTGGTGCCGCCGCTGGTCTATGTGTTGCTGGGCGCGTGGCGCCGGCGGCCGCTCAAACTGGGTCCGTGGGAGCTGCCGATGGTTCGTCCCCGCCTGGCGTTGCCGCAACTGGCGGTCGGAGCGCTCGATTGGCTGATGGCCAGTCTGGTGTTGTATGTACTGATGTCCACTCTGGGAACCATCGGCTACGGCCAGGTCGTCAGCGTATTTCTGATCGCTCAAGTCGTGGGGTTGCTCAGTCAGATCCCCGGCGGGTTGGGTGTGTTCGAGTCGCTGGTGCTGCTGTTGCTGCGCGACCGCTTGCCGGCCGCCGATCTGCTCGGCGCGCTGTTGGCCTATCGGGTGATCTATTATCTGCTGCCGCTGGCGTTGGCGGCGATTACGCTCGGCCTGTACGAGTTGCGGCATCAACGAGAGCGGATTCTGTGGTTGCCGCGCATAGTGGGACCGTGGGCGCCGGTGCTGTTGCCGCACGTCTTGGCGCTGCTGGCCTTGGTCAGCGGCGCGGTGCTGCTGTTCTCGGCGGTCACTCCGGCGGTGGAAGCGCGGTTGGTCTGGCTGGAAGATTTGTTACCGTTGTCGGTGTTGGAAGCCTCTCACTTCATCAGCAGTTTGGTGGGGATGGGCTTATTGTTGCTGGCGCGGGGGTTGCAGCGTCGGCTCGATGCCGCCTGGTGGTTGACGGTGATGTTGCTGGTGGCCGGCATCGTCGCGTCGCTGCTCAAGGGCGCCGATTACGAGGAAGCGCTGTTTCTGGCGGTTCTGCTGGCCGGATTGCTCCCTTCCAGGGAGCAGTTCTATCGGCGCGCCTCGCTGTTTGGCGAGCGGTTTACCGCCGGTTGGCTGGCCACTATTGCCGTCGTGCTGATTTGTTCGATCTGGCTGGGTTTCTTTTCCTACAAGCATGTCGAATATTCGCATGATTTGTGGTGGGCGTTCAGTTTCGGCGGGGAGGGCGATGCGCCGCGGTTCTTGCGCGCCATGGTGGGCGCGTTGGGCGTGACGCTGTTCTTCGGCGTCGCCAAGTTATTGCAGCCAGTGCCTTTCGAGCCGGCCTTGCCGGACGCGGTCGAACTCGAACAGGCTCGGACCATTGCTAGCACGTTCTCGCGCGGTTACGCGCATCTGGCGTTGCTGGGCGACAAGGCGCTGCTGTTCAATCAAAGCCGCAGCGCTTTTTTGATGTATGCGGTCGAAGGCCGCACCTGGGTGGCGATGGGCGACCCGGTCGCCGCTTGCGAGGAGGATCGCCGCGAGTTGGCCTGGGGTTTTCGCGAGCTGTGCGAGCGCCATAACGGTTGGCCGGTATTTTATCAAGTCCACCCGGCGCATCTGGGTTTGTACGTGGAATTGGGGCTGGCTTTGCTCAAGTTCGGCGAAGAAGCGCGGGTGCGGCTGTCCGAATTTTCCCTGGAGGGAAAAGCGCGTAAATCCATGCGCAACAACCTCAGCCGATTGGAGCGGGAAGGTTACCGCTTTGAAGTCGTCGAGAGCGCCGCCGTGCCGGCCTTGCTGCCTCGGTTGCGCGCGGTTTCCGATGCGTGGCTCGGCGATAAAGGCAGCCGCGAGAAGCGTTTTTCGCTGGGCTTTTTCAAAGAGGCTTACCTGCAAAGCGGACCGGTCGCGGCGGTCTGGCGCGCCTCGGAGCTGGTGGCTTTCGCCAATCTCTGGCAGGGCGGCGGCGAGGAACTGTCGGTGGATTTGATGCGCTATCCGCCCGACAGTCCGAACGGCCTGATGGATTATCTGTTCGTCCAGATCATGTTGTGGGGCCGGAGCCAGGGCTATGAATGGTTCAACCTGGGCATGGCGCCGCTGGCCGGTTTGCAGAACCGCAGTTTCGCACCGCTGTGGAACCGCTTCGGCGCGCTGGTGTTCGGCCAGGGTGAGACCTTTTACAATTTTCGGGGCCTGCACCAATACAAGGATAAATTCGATCCCGAATGGGAGGCCCGCTATCTGGCGACGCCGGGCGGTTTGGCGCTGCCGCTGGTGCTGGCGGATCTGACGGCGCTGATCGCTGGCGGCTTCAGAGGCGTTATCGGAAAATAA
- a CDS encoding starch-binding protein, with translation MADLTVYFKKPADWADDLHIHFWDIRPPAALIDWPGVPMNDAGNDWFVYRFSGVTSARLLFHDGRGRQTSDLQRDRLGWYTLDGGWSNHNPEELASETFSGGGGEPGGSRAPTPSMSYPAALTGQDFREETIYFLLTARFYEGDPSISFFCRDRIKFNQNGQPEDPHWRGDFKGLIQRLDYLRDLGFTAIWITPPVENRSGLDYHGYHAYDWTRIDPRLESPDATYQNLIDEAHKRGIKIIQDVVVNHSCQYGIRGKVHIDHLPIKYYVPQGSEPGRVNHGPYQGSLGNYAWPNRDDIDNPVAPDWYKERHHRDPNGVEPLVDPQTGETVPKPGYNPGRFFGIDANHLDPEWYMQHGFICGGDWESAAVQLKHIAGDCINLATDRQNVKDYLIGSINHYLDMGVDALRIDTVKHVPRDNLLEYVNAWKAHKPGLFVFGENLVKGYGFGDLGHGDNGPSFIRPWWYTRLGHDPRDPNSGGDSGFAVLDFGLFSTFRDNLSRGSFGGVKAVLDMDWIFGDPSTLVTFLQNHDVGPDNDFRFRFKGDQWMAAAAYNLLWTARGIPCLYYGEEIEFMKGAPQDVIGNDDTLDQTGRAYFGDHLSDERIGQTQSHPLYQHIKRLNQIRRAIPALQKGPMSSVNEWGSGLSFVRDFNNGESYAVVGLTIGGGQDISVGGIRNGHYRDAVSGREITVHDGHLSFHVQGNSAGIYVLDGPGKIGADGAYLR, from the coding sequence ATGGCCGATCTGACCGTCTATTTCAAAAAGCCCGCCGATTGGGCTGACGATCTCCATATCCATTTCTGGGATATCCGCCCGCCCGCGGCCCTCATCGACTGGCCCGGCGTACCGATGAACGATGCTGGAAATGATTGGTTCGTTTATCGATTCAGCGGCGTCACCAGCGCGCGCTTGCTGTTCCACGACGGGCGCGGCCGGCAGACCAGCGACCTGCAACGGGATCGTCTGGGTTGGTATACCCTCGATGGCGGCTGGTCGAATCACAACCCGGAGGAGCTGGCTTCGGAAACTTTTAGCGGTGGGGGCGGCGAGCCCGGTGGCTCGCGCGCCCCCACTCCGTCCATGTCCTATCCCGCCGCCCTGACCGGCCAGGACTTCCGTGAGGAGACGATTTACTTTCTGCTGACCGCGCGTTTTTACGAGGGCGACCCCAGCATCAGCTTCTTTTGCCGCGACCGCATCAAGTTCAACCAAAACGGCCAGCCGGAAGACCCGCACTGGCGCGGCGATTTCAAGGGCTTGATCCAGCGGCTCGATTACCTCCGCGATCTCGGCTTCACCGCGATCTGGATCACCCCGCCGGTCGAGAATCGCAGCGGCCTCGATTATCACGGCTATCACGCCTACGACTGGACCCGGATCGACCCCCGCCTGGAATCGCCGGATGCGACCTATCAGAATCTGATCGACGAAGCGCATAAGCGCGGCATTAAGATCATTCAGGACGTGGTGGTCAATCACTCCTGTCAGTACGGCATTCGCGGCAAGGTGCATATCGACCACCTGCCGATCAAGTATTACGTGCCGCAAGGTTCGGAACCGGGCCGGGTCAATCACGGGCCGTATCAAGGCAGCCTCGGCAATTACGCCTGGCCGAACCGGGACGACATCGACAATCCGGTCGCGCCCGATTGGTATAAAGAACGTCACCACCGCGATCCGAACGGCGTGGAGCCGCTGGTCGATCCCCAAACCGGGGAGACGGTGCCCAAGCCCGGCTATAACCCCGGCCGCTTCTTCGGCATCGACGCCAACCACCTCGACCCGGAATGGTACATGCAGCACGGCTTCATCTGCGGCGGCGACTGGGAAAGCGCGGCGGTGCAGTTGAAGCACATCGCCGGGGATTGCATCAACCTCGCCACCGACCGCCAGAACGTCAAGGATTATCTGATCGGTTCGATCAACCATTATCTCGACATGGGCGTGGACGCGCTGCGCATCGACACCGTGAAACACGTCCCGCGCGACAATCTGCTGGAATACGTCAACGCCTGGAAGGCGCACAAACCCGGCTTGTTCGTGTTCGGCGAAAATCTGGTGAAAGGCTACGGCTTCGGCGATCTGGGCCACGGCGACAACGGCCCGTCCTTCATCCGGCCCTGGTGGTACACCCGGCTCGGCCACGATCCGCGCGATCCCAACTCCGGCGGCGATTCCGGCTTCGCGGTGCTGGATTTCGGCCTGTTCTCGACCTTCCGCGACAACCTGAGCCGGGGCAGTTTCGGCGGCGTCAAGGCCGTGCTGGACATGGATTGGATTTTCGGCGACCCCTCGACCCTGGTGACGTTTCTGCAAAATCACGATGTCGGCCCGGACAACGACTTCCGCTTCCGCTTCAAGGGTGATCAATGGATGGCGGCGGCGGCCTATAACCTGCTGTGGACGGCGCGCGGCATTCCTTGCCTGTATTACGGCGAGGAAATCGAATTCATGAAGGGCGCGCCGCAGGACGTGATCGGCAACGACGACACCCTGGATCAAACCGGTCGCGCCTATTTCGGCGATCACCTGAGCGACGAGCGCATCGGTCAGACCCAGAGCCATCCGCTGTATCAGCACATCAAGCGGCTGAACCAAATCCGCCGCGCCATCCCCGCGCTACAAAAAGGACCGATGAGCAGCGTTAACGAATGGGGCAGCGGCCTCAGCTTCGTCCGCGATTTCAACAACGGCGAGAGCTACGCCGTGGTGGGTCTGACCATCGGCGGTGGCCAGGACATCAGCGTCGGCGGTATCCGCAACGGCCATTACCGCGACGCTGTGAGCGGTCGCGAGATCACCGTCCACGACGGTCACCTCTCATTCCACGTCCAGGGTAATTCGGCGGGAATTTATGTGCTCGACGGGCCGGGCAAGATCGGCGCGGATGGGGCGTATTTGCGGTAA
- the nudB gene encoding dihydroneopterin triphosphate diphosphatase encodes MLPAGEGPPTRYKRPESVLVVVYTATDEVLLLRRCQPPDFWQSVTGSLDWEETDPLDAARRELREETGLGDEVAVVRCGTINRFPILPPWRPRYAPEAVENIEHVFQVRLSDRRPIVLNPAEHSEYEWLPRAAAAARVTSWTNRDAILQLP; translated from the coding sequence ATCCTTCCAGCGGGTGAAGGGCCGCCAACCCGTTACAAGCGCCCGGAATCGGTGTTGGTGGTAGTCTATACCGCCACGGATGAGGTGCTGTTACTGCGCCGTTGTCAGCCGCCGGATTTCTGGCAGTCGGTGACCGGCAGCCTGGATTGGGAGGAAACCGATCCGCTGGATGCCGCGCGCCGGGAGTTGCGCGAGGAGACCGGCTTGGGTGATGAGGTTGCAGTCGTCCGCTGCGGGACGATCAACCGCTTTCCGATACTGCCGCCCTGGCGGCCTCGTTACGCGCCGGAGGCCGTGGAGAACATCGAGCATGTCTTTCAAGTCCGGCTGTCGGATCGCCGTCCCATCGTTTTGAACCCCGCCGAACACAGCGAATACGAGTGGCTGCCGCGCGCCGCCGCCGCCGCCCGTGTCACCTCCTGGACCAACCGGGACGCCATCCTGCAACTGCCATGA
- a CDS encoding zinc ribbon domain-containing protein, translating to MPIYEYRCQSCNHELEAMQKLSDPELSDCPACGKPALKKLISVVGFRLKGGGWYETDFKKGGAQKNVVKEDTAPKESKESSASGACDGAGGCGACPAPAAT from the coding sequence ATGCCGATTTACGAATACCGTTGTCAGTCCTGCAACCACGAATTGGAAGCGATGCAAAAGCTCAGCGACCCCGAACTGAGCGATTGTCCCGCGTGCGGCAAGCCGGCCCTCAAGAAACTGATTTCGGTGGTCGGATTCCGGCTCAAGGGCGGCGGCTGGTACGAAACCGACTTCAAGAAAGGCGGCGCGCAGAAAAATGTGGTCAAGGAGGATACGGCGCCCAAGGAAAGCAAGGAAAGCAGCGCCAGCGGAGCTTGCGATGGCGCGGGCGGTTGCGGCGCGTGTCCCGCCCCGGCGGCGACTTAG
- a CDS encoding extracellular solute-binding protein yields MLSLHRLLFIVLLVFGSAACDSAADRATTVEFWAMGQEGEQVKALLPDFERRHPGIRVRVQQIPWSAAHEKLLTAYAGDSMPDAFQLGNTWIPEFVALRAIEPLDERLKSWPETALADYFPGILATNRLDGLTYALPWYVDTRLFFYRSDLLAAAGVAGPPATWNDWLSAMTALKGFGDPTHYAILLPINEWQLPVILALQRGAALLRDRHQYGDFQNPLFREAFATYLQLFEQGFAPPVSNAQMANLYQEFAKGTFAVYVSGPWNIGEFGRRLPADLQPHWSTAALPTFDGRAGVSLAGGASLALSRTSPRREAAWKLLEFLAEPEQQTRFYQLTGDLPARQSAWNDSALTDNRYARAFRQQLQNVRATPPIPEWERIANRIAYYAELAVRRELTADAALAALDRDVDRILEKRRWLLARGVPP; encoded by the coding sequence ATGCTGTCACTTCACCGCCTATTGTTCATCGTTCTGCTGGTCTTTGGGTCAGCCGCGTGCGATTCCGCCGCCGACCGGGCGACGACCGTGGAATTCTGGGCGATGGGCCAGGAAGGCGAACAGGTCAAGGCGCTGCTGCCGGACTTCGAGCGCCGCCATCCGGGCATTCGGGTGCGGGTCCAGCAAATCCCTTGGAGCGCGGCGCACGAGAAGTTGCTGACCGCTTACGCTGGCGATTCCATGCCGGACGCCTTCCAGCTCGGCAACACCTGGATTCCCGAATTCGTGGCGTTGCGCGCCATCGAGCCGTTGGATGAGCGGCTGAAGTCGTGGCCGGAAACGGCGCTGGCCGATTATTTTCCCGGCATCCTCGCCACCAACCGGCTGGATGGCCTGACGTATGCGCTGCCGTGGTACGTGGATACCCGCTTGTTTTTCTACCGTAGCGACCTGCTCGCCGCCGCCGGTGTTGCGGGGCCTCCAGCGACCTGGAACGATTGGCTAAGCGCCATGACCGCGCTCAAAGGCTTTGGCGATCCAACGCATTACGCCATCCTGCTGCCGATCAACGAATGGCAGTTGCCGGTCATTCTGGCCTTGCAACGCGGCGCGGCGCTGCTGCGCGACCGCCATCAATACGGCGACTTTCAAAACCCGCTGTTTCGCGAAGCGTTCGCGACTTATCTGCAACTGTTCGAGCAAGGTTTCGCGCCGCCGGTCAGCAACGCCCAGATGGCGAATCTTTATCAGGAGTTCGCCAAAGGCACGTTCGCGGTCTATGTCAGCGGACCGTGGAATATCGGCGAGTTCGGGCGGCGCTTGCCCGCCGACCTGCAACCGCACTGGAGCACCGCCGCGCTGCCGACTTTCGACGGCCGCGCCGGAGTGTCGTTGGCCGGTGGCGCGAGCCTGGCGCTCAGCCGGACCTCGCCCCGCCGGGAAGCGGCTTGGAAACTGCTGGAATTTCTGGCCGAGCCGGAACAGCAAACACGCTTTTATCAACTGACCGGCGATCTGCCGGCCCGGCAATCCGCCTGGAACGATTCCGCCTTGACTGACAACCGTTACGCCCGCGCCTTCCGCCAACAATTGCAAAACGTGCGGGCCACGCCGCCGATTCCCGAATGGGAGCGCATCGCCAACCGGATCGCCTACTACGCCGAACTGGCGGTCCGTCGCGAACTGACAGCCGACGCCGCCCTCGCCGCACTGGATCGGGACGTGGACCGGATTCTGGAAAAACGGCGCTGGTTGCTGGCGCGAGGCGTGCCGCCATGA
- a CDS encoding virulence factor family protein: protein MTVPKLARTVWLIAALAAAGARAEPVEETLDDAGFGKLAVYRATDEPKGVLLFASGAGGWSAELTAAAREMAKLDYVVAAINLDEYSTRLERSDGACADLSLDLDRLNRLLEQRYPIETHQPPVLLGYGAGATLVYTALAQAPVERFHAGLGVDFCPELPLRKPLCKGPANLESAPRPDNKGVLLKPIARMPTTWFVFQNRPACDAGATGQFVKSIQLVRLSELPGLGGVKTWQPQVAALLQWLDPSIVKQVQPDASVSGVPLTEVPATDGPDRPQLAVMLSGDGGWALLDRAVTAELAKNGLPTVGLDSLSYFWKARQPDEVALDLERVLRYYLALWKKGRIVLLGYSFGADVLPATVNRLPQDLRDRIDLVAFLGLSDYAAFEFKLNNWISDEPDEGDRPVRPELEKMAAFKRLCVYGADEEDASCPKVADLGISAEKMPGDHHFDEDYPGVARRILDRLPPLPAAPATAAPPPAPAADPPPAKN, encoded by the coding sequence ATGACTGTACCCAAGCTGGCGCGAACGGTGTGGCTGATTGCCGCTCTGGCGGCCGCCGGCGCGCGGGCGGAACCGGTCGAAGAGACGCTGGACGATGCCGGTTTCGGCAAGCTGGCGGTCTATCGCGCGACTGACGAACCTAAAGGCGTGCTGCTGTTCGCGTCGGGAGCCGGCGGGTGGAGCGCGGAGCTGACCGCCGCCGCCAGGGAGATGGCAAAACTCGATTACGTGGTGGCGGCGATCAACCTGGATGAGTATTCGACCCGGCTGGAGCGCTCGGACGGCGCCTGCGCTGACTTATCGCTGGATCTCGACCGTTTGAACCGGCTGCTGGAGCAGCGTTATCCCATCGAGACCCACCAGCCGCCGGTCCTGCTGGGTTACGGCGCCGGTGCGACGCTGGTTTACACCGCGCTGGCCCAGGCGCCGGTCGAACGCTTTCACGCTGGGCTGGGGGTGGATTTCTGCCCGGAACTGCCCTTGCGCAAACCGCTCTGCAAGGGGCCGGCGAATCTGGAGAGCGCGCCGCGGCCGGATAACAAGGGCGTGCTTTTGAAACCGATCGCCCGGATGCCGACCACCTGGTTCGTGTTTCAAAATCGGCCCGCTTGCGATGCCGGGGCGACCGGACAATTCGTCAAATCGATCCAACTGGTCCGGCTGAGCGAATTGCCCGGCCTCGGGGGGGTTAAAACGTGGCAGCCGCAGGTTGCCGCCTTGCTGCAATGGCTGGACCCCAGCATCGTCAAACAGGTGCAACCCGATGCCAGCGTCAGCGGCGTACCGCTGACCGAGGTGCCGGCGACCGACGGTCCGGACCGACCGCAGCTGGCGGTCATGCTGTCCGGCGATGGCGGCTGGGCGCTGTTGGATCGCGCCGTGACGGCGGAGCTGGCGAAAAACGGCCTGCCGACCGTGGGGTTGGATTCGTTGAGCTATTTTTGGAAAGCCCGCCAGCCGGATGAAGTGGCGCTGGATTTGGAGCGTGTGCTGCGCTACTACTTGGCGCTTTGGAAGAAGGGACGCATCGTGTTGCTGGGCTATTCCTTCGGCGCGGATGTGTTGCCGGCGACCGTCAACCGGTTGCCGCAAGACCTGCGAGACCGGATCGATTTGGTGGCGTTTTTGGGCCTGTCGGATTATGCCGCCTTCGAGTTCAAACTGAACAACTGGATCAGCGACGAACCGGACGAAGGCGATCGGCCGGTTCGCCCGGAACTGGAAAAAATGGCCGCGTTCAAGCGGTTGTGCGTTTACGGCGCGGATGAGGAGGACGCTTCCTGTCCGAAAGTAGCCGATCTGGGGATAAGCGCCGAAAAGATGCCGGGCGACCATCATTTCGATGAAGATTACCCCGGAGTGGCCCGCCGCATTCTCGACCGGTTGCCACCATTGCCCGCCGCCCCAGCGACCGCCGCGCCGCCCCCCGCGCCAGCGGCGGACCCACCCCCCGCCAAGAATTGA